One Esox lucius isolate fEsoLuc1 chromosome 1, fEsoLuc1.pri, whole genome shotgun sequence genomic region harbors:
- the c2cd3 gene encoding C2 domain-containing protein 3 isoform X4, giving the protein MKTKKSKSTKVGNGNQKRKIQSDVPPSTSLPPLVEGQLRCFLRVTVSKVLWTVPKPPPTTFVRLRWWGESSSGTHFRPQDGSQKSQKIVKSTARFPIRCGPKQFTSYLTDMGSLMLDVLTNPEHLPIARTQVAGISRLSFSHSISGFFTLVSPTSEKLGELQVSLALEALAETYHSSSSVPTTDMSFETAVSEVRSTVKPASPQISLVVPSLSRPLSVNSGKESGSNTPRGKDHLYFKNVQTEKKRDVAVEIQRPTSSSSQHGQESTCGQASNDILSVILERGSKLRNAMVVSALKSDRDCEFALKDTSLPLPKDNIGAPPMSSIPPCGKLLQNLLHAESSLLLSPQSPSENLSRDCDTANRAIDLLLGSFNGSTLPIWDGDGSPPDSLLSVCGDSELNDPQYDQSLLENLFYKTPISNGGPGDEDVGGPSLKMDLNMSGDKEDMRLSGPKKTTGRDSDLMTPGTGDKVPGLSTEQLNVLADVRLARVVVHSLTVPTDSSNTTSRKTSGKGKPPQPLSTKKCSYFVEYLFPVSSSRHGPSQAMAAEVTRVVSTKVTGGVVTFQKSSMFPVHFSGSTIEQWWGTDLTFNIYSKKSFQKKPLAIGKAVFPICCLLQREPLSQTLLLPVLSQEVTCESQNIGSLKVSVELAADNIDFSSTKNSKSAPGSTAPFSATATTLTANSPARGEVNTARPHPKDPRGEDLRPSAPPNSNSWTDIRTVVAQGPSPLTCVQTSLPRRQIHLLEEEDKECEVLLHALLMVPDGKDFDCGSMQPPNIYLNCKLFGQDEMSRSVISWGQRSPTFNFVQVAPLALTSRLLERMRNNVMVIEVWQRAGISGKDRLLGLVKVPLHQFYMSFRDPKISQLLLQAQYPVLGVDSYMPVTDVFSGIIKGNLRVLLAMGQSEQIVALQRMRDEELGSVPRLPRPGHLLDLHPNKEHKAKPSSAEAMREHLFVVKVEKVKGLTPLQSTVWGEADCYVQYAFPTQEEPPGQSLDPNLIESSVNLRQFRTTTSLCVPDPVFNHSESHMLLAPAGVPVQRLLLSSFSSQGLANGGGIQFEVWCRYYYPNVRDQLVAKGMLPLSKLCAMVTMQRQQPAEAQVFSLPLTPRTDSPAGHQPQPSGLLDVYVHYKHGPMRCDGRSGAVASRVVTVVIQVHRAAGLQAAARALSEQNDAFQYYADVGVNAFVTSQLSFLPESESRSTRVVARTFCPEFDHHTEFPCEVQIQRAPGETCSLAELLQEATAVFTVRHRDSPKAMARSTDTLLGTVTIQLADLVYRRTGIRGWFGVSLPQDLASASSRHHVLVGGLEISISFAHHADRERVMAAARDLGWEVAMAGGPAEDEETGGSDGEDWAPIRRTVYLTVSTPRVWVPVRCLLLPGHRELQRSTYCYLRYKVYDQEAFCSQLRHPGQSMEEKGGGEEGLATVSFTGSRTVELRSSQPLYWYLREERLEVQVWVAFGKDRRVRPHDSDRLVGSTFVDLSSLAKRSRSKLTLTGVYPLFRRSAPDLSGAALRVHITLTPGSLPKDHTVGGTDSQVLEDCDSQGEEQSPGQEGPLSTPALSGASEPHDRHQTDPSTSAKLSEVSVQDAFSVTITVERAMHLSLKGCPLAERSGGLPSCCVSYATADSTEPVTTAVVADSPCPVWGHQQECRLSKKLLLDPQRSLVFKIWHRGDVERVIGFASVDLSPLLSGFQSVCGWYNITDFSGQCQGQLKVSVCPLKGVQELRGQRQAACEEASKDSSTLFQTAPLYYRTTATYSSFPCHISRYTEQRINSSPATPDRLDRLLSESQSDRHDEHMDKVRLYHQGLQEGGAGHPSSSVLFSALRKNLSELDEIQRYFSRKLSTPTFPSVSEPGQRSRLEEHGEMDSTQLLLKSNRLVGEVNDLVNDLHGHHRVETTPFNPQIRSTTSPVSDEHLLPGLSEEFPQSAPCSQKASTSLLEEVSPVPSPEPSLSQENRGSQTEEDEDAKSPASEDGPGEEEEDGDYEETVVEPRPLNEVTSLTDRTSPWTSLLSDPELGSLESLEAPEEHPASDSPCIPSLTQQEGEGERPGLQADALLTCSSGEVRGQHAKSGESSYGSEEDEADTMRDGDGPLHSSDDEAVQHQESITASVHDESPLCSGETASRVPGDRDTLSEGETPGLLLDSAATERSDPVEIPNFFLPSHHLEASMRALRIAPVFSRASSDPKECSHRHGIPYHRLPLPRPNISSLSMKKEETKRIAKIFASHFKDEH; this is encoded by the exons AtgaagacaaaaaaatctaaatctacTAAAGTTGGAAATGGAAACCAAAAAAGGAAAA ttcaAAGTGACGTGCCCCCCTCGACAAGCCTCCCTCCTTTGGTTGAGGGTCAACTGCGATGCTTCCTACGCGTGACAGTAAGCAAAGTTTTATGGACAGTTCCCAAGCCACCCCCGACTACCTTTGTCAGATTGCGCTGGTGGGGAGAGTCTTCCAGTGGGACCCATTTCAGACCACAGGATGGTTCACAAAAGTCACAGAAAATTGTCAAGTCCACTGCTCGCTTCCCCATTCGATGTGGACCTAAGCAGTTCACATCCTACTTAACAG ATATGGGTTCTCTGATGCTGGACGTGCTTACAAATCCAGAACACCTGCCAATCGCTCGTACTCAGGTCGCTGGGATTTCTCGACTGTCTTTTTCACACTCCATCAGTGGTTTTTTCACCTTGGTATCTCCAACATCTGAGAAGCTTGGGGAGTTACAG GTGTCGCTTGCGTTGGAGGCCTTGGCTGAGACATACCACAGCAGCAGCTCTGTTCCCACCACCGACATGAGTTTTGAAACGGCTGTATCTGAAGTCAGGTCCACAGTGAAGCCAGCCTCTCCACAAATCAGTCTGGTGGTGCCCTCCCTGTCCAGGCCACTGTCTGTCAACAGTGGGAAAGAGTCAGGAAGCAATACGCCCAG AGGGAAAGACCATTTGTACTTCAAAAATGTCCAGactgaaaaaaagagagatgtGGCAGTTGAGATCCAAAGGCCAACATCAAGTAGCTCTCAACATGGACAGGAATCCACTTGCGGACAGGCCTCCAACGATATACTCTCAG TTATTTTAGAGCGTGGAAGCAAGCTTAGAAATGCCATGGTGGTATCTGCTTTGAAGTCGGACAGGGACTGTGAATTTGCACTGAAAGACACTTCGCTACCTCTCCCGAAGGACAATATAGGTGCCCCACCAAT gtcatccattcctccttGTGGAAAGCTACTGCAGAATCTTCTGCATGCTGAGTCCAGTCTCCTGCTATCTCCTCAAAGTCCCTCAGAAAACCTCAGCCGAGACTGTGACACTGCGAACAGGGCAATAGATCTGCTCCTGGGAAG TTTCAACGGATCCACTCTCCCTATTTGGGATGGAGACGGCTCTCCTCCTGATTCTCTCCTCAGTGTATGTGGAGACAGTGAACTCAATGACCCACAGTATGACCAGAGCCTGCTAGAGAATCTCTTCTATAAAACTCCT ATATCTAACGGCGGTCCTGGTGATGAGGACGTGGGTGGCCCTTCCCTAAAGATGGATCTCAACATGTCTGGTGATAAGGAAGACATGAGGCTCTCTGGTCCAAAGAAAACTACTGG TCGGGACTCAGATCTGATGACTCCAGGGACTGGGGATAAGGTTCCTGGTTTGAGTACGGAACAACTCAATGTCCTGGCGGATGTCCGGTTGGCCAGAGTGGTGGTCCACTCCCTGACTGTCCCAACAGACAGCTCAAACACCACATCCAGAAAGACCTCTGGAAAAGGGAAACCGCCTCAACCCCTTTCAACTAAGAAATG CTCCTATTTCGTGGAGTACCTCTTCCCTGTATCTTCCAGCAGGCATGGTCCTAGTCAAGCCATGGCAGCAGAGGTGACTAGAGTGGTTTCTACTAAAGTCACAGGAGGGG TGGTGACGTTCCAAAAGAGCAGTATGTTTCCTGTCCACTTCAGTGGGTCAACTATCGAGCAGTGGTGGGGAACAGACCTCACATTCAATATCTACTCCAAGAAAAGCTTCCAGAAGAAA CCTCTGGCCATTGGCAAGGCAGTGTTCCCCATATGCTGTCTACTACAGAGGGAACCCCTGAGTCAAACGCTCCTACTTCCTGTCCTGAGTCAGGAGGTGACTTGTGAGAGCCAGAACATTGGCTCGCTCAAG GTGTCAGTTGAACTTGCTGCAGACAACATAGATTTCTCATCTACCAAGAACAGTAAGTCAGCTCCAGGTTCCACAGCCCCCTTCAGTGCCACAGCCACTACCCTTACAGCAAACAGCCCGGCCAGGGGGGAGGTTAACACCGCAAGGCCTCATCCCAAAGACCCCAGGGGGGAGGATCTACGTCCATCTGCTCCTCCTAATAGCAATTCATGGACAGACATAAGAACTGTGGTTGCTCAAGGTCCCTCGCCTCTCACCTGCGTCCAGACATCTCTTCCCAGACGGCAGATCCACCTGTtagaggaggaggacaaggagtGTGAGGTACTGCTGCATGCCCTGCTCATGGTGCCGGATGGAAAGGACTTTGACTGTGGGTCAATGCAGCCTCCAAATATCTACCTGAACTGTAAGCTCTTCGGTCAGGATGAGATGTCTCGATCAGTGATCAGCTGGGGCCAGCGAAGCCCGACATTCAATTTTGTACAG GTGGCGCCCCTGGCCTTGACTTCTAGGTTGCTGGAGAGGATGAGGAACAATGTGATGGTGATTGAGGTGTGGCAGAGAGCAGGAATCTCAGGGAAGGATCGGCTCTTAGGATTGGTCAAAGTCCCCCTCCACCAGTTCTACATGTCCTTCAG AGACCCCAAGATTTCCCAACTTCTACTTCAGGCTCAGTACCCAGTGTTAGGGGTAGACAGCTACATGCCTGTAACTGATGTGTTTTCAGGCATCATTAAGGGTAACCTCCGTGTCCTTTTAGCAATGGGACAGTCTGAACAAATAGTAGCTCTTCAGCGCATGAGGGATGAAGAACTTGGCTCTGTGCCACGTCTCCCAAGACCAGGCCATTTGCTTGATCTTCATCCAAACAAAGAACATAAG GCTAAACCATCTTCCGCGGAGGCTATGAGAGAGCATCTGTTTGTGGTGAaggtggagaaagtgaagggacTGACCCCACTGCAATCTACTGTCTGGGGGGAGGCTGACTGTTACGTCCAGTATGCCTTCCCTACTCAGGAAGAGCCTCCTGGTCAAAGTCTGGACCCAAATCTTATCGAGAGCA GTGTGAATCTGAGGCAGTTCCgtaccaccaccagcctgtgtGTCCCTGACCCAGTGTTTAACCACAGTGAGAGCCACATGCTGCTGGCTCCTGCAGGGGTCCCTGTCCAAAGGCTCCTGCTTAGCTCCTTCTCCAGCCAGGGCTTGGCCAACGGAGGAGGCATTCAGTTTGAGGTGTGGTGCAG GTACTATTATCCAAATGTCCGGGACCAGCTGGTGGCTAAAGGGATGTTGCCCCTGTCCAAGCTCTGTGCCATGGTGACAATGCAGAGACAGCAGCCTGCTGAAGCCCAggtcttctccctccctctgacgCCCAGAACTGATAGCCCAGCTGGACATCAACCTCAGCCCTCAG GATTGCTTGATGTGTATGTCCATTACAAACACGGTCCTATGAGATGTGACGGCAGGAGCGGGGCTGTTGCCTCTCGAGTGGTGACCGTGGTGATTCAGGTGCACAGGGCGGCAGGACTGCAGGCAGCCGCGAG GGCTTTGTCAGAGCAAAATGACGCGTTCCAGTACTACGCCGATGTGGGCGTGAATGCGTTCGTGACCTCccagctctccttcctgccgGAGAGTGAGAGCCGCAGCACCCGTGTGGTTGCAAGGACTTTCTGTCCGGAGTTTGACCACCACACCGAGTTCCCCTGTGAAGTGCAGATCCAGAGGGCCCCTGGGGAGACCTGCAGCCTGGCTGAGCTCCTGCAGGAGGCCACAGCAGTCTTCACAGTACGGCACAGAGACAGTCCCAAAG CGATGGCCAGATCCACGGATACTCTGTTGGGTACAGTAACAATTCAGCTGGCTGATCTCGTCTATAGAAGAACAG GCATCAGGGGCTGGTTTGGAGTGTCTCTGCCCCAGGACCTGGCCTCAGCGTCTTCCAGACATCACGTCTTAGTAGGCGGCCTGGAGATCTCCATCAGTTTTGCCCAccatgcagacagagagagggtcATGGCCGCTGCTCGGGACCTGGGCTGGGAAGTGGCCATGGCTGGCGGGCCGGCTGAAGACGAGGAGACGGGGGGCAGCGACGGAGAGGACTGGGCGCCGATTCGGAGGACTGTGTACCTGACCGTGTCCACGCCCAGAGTCTGGGTGCCTGTCCGCTGCCTCCTGCTGCCTGGACACAGGGAGCTCCAGCGCTCCACCTACTGCTACCTCAGATACAAAGTGTATGACCAGGAGGCCTTCTGCTCCCAGCTCAGACACCCTGGCCAGTCtatggaggagaagggaggaggggaggagggccTGGCCACGGTGTCCTTCACAGGCAGCAGGACGGTGGAGCTGAGGAGTAGCCAGCCCCTGTATTGGTACCTCCGAGAGGAGAGGCTGGAGGTGCAGGTGTGGGTGGCCTTTGGAAAGGACAGGAGAGTCAGGCCTCATGACAGCGACCGGCTGGTGGGCTCGACCTTCGTGGACCTCTCGTCCCTGGCCAAGAGGTCCCGGTCCAAACTGACTCTGACTG GCGTGTACCCTTTGTTCAGGCGCTCTGCCCCGGACCTGAGCGGAGCTGCCCTACGGGTCCACATTACCCTGACCCCTGGATCCCTCCCTAAGGACCATACAGTTGGGGGGACGGATAGCCAGGTCCTGGAGGACTGTGACAGccagggagaggagcagagccCAGGACAGGAAGGCCCCTTGTCTACTCCAGCTTTGTCGGGAGCATCTGAACCACACGACCGGCACCAGACCGACCCCTCCACGAGTGCCAAGCTCTCAGAGGTCAGCGTACAGGACGCCTTCTCGGTCACCATCACTGTGGAGCGAGCCATGCACCTCAGTCTTAAAG GCTGTCCTTTAGCGGAGCGTAGTGGAGGACTCCCTAGTTGCTGTGTCTCCTATGCCACGGCTGATTCCACCGAACCAGTCACCACAGCTGTCGTGGCGGACAGCCCCTGTCCCGTCTGGGGCCACCAGCAGGAGTGCAG GCTGTCCAAGAAACTTCTTCTGGATCCCCAACGGTCCCTGGTGTTCAAAATCTGGCACAGAGGAG ATGTGGAGCGGGTTATTGGTTTTGCCTCGGTGgacctgtctcctctcctgtcaGGCTTCCAGTCGGTGTGTGGCTGGTACAACATAACAGACTTCAGTGGGCAGTGCCAGGGCCAGCTCAAAGTGTCTGTCTGCCCGCTGAAGGGAGTCCAGGAGCTGCGTGGTCAGAGGCAGGCTGCGTGTGAGGAGGCCAGCAAAGACTCCTCG ACTCTGTTCCAGACCGCCCCCCTTTACTACCGCACCACAGCCACATACAGCAGCTTCCCCTGCCACATCAGCCGTTACACGGAGCAGAGGATCAACTCGTCGCCAGCCACTCCGGACCGTCTAGACAGGCTTCTGTCTGAGAG CCAGAGTGACCGGCATGATGAGCACATGGACAAGGTGCGACTGTACCACCAGGGCCTTCAGGAGGGGGGTGCGGGCCAtccctccagctcagttctgtTCTCCGCCCTCAG GAAAAACCTAAGTGAGTTGGATGAGATCCAGAGGTACTTCAGCCGTAAGCTGTCCACCCCCACCTTCCCTTCTGTGAGTGAGCCGGGCCAGCGCTCCAGACTGGAGGAGCACGGAGAAATGGATTCCACTCAGCTCCTTCTCAAGTCCAACCGCCTGGTTGGGGAGGTTAACGACCTCGTCAATG ATCTCCATGGACATCATCGTGTTGAGACTACACCTTTTAACCCTCAGATCAGGTCAACCACTTCCCCTGTTTCAGATGAGCACCTGCTGCCTGGGCTCTCTGAAGAATTCCCTCAGAGTGCTCCATGTTCTCAGAAAGCGTCCACCTCCCTCCTGGAGGAAGTGTCTCCTGTCCCCTCACCTGAACCAAGCCTCTCTCAGGAAAACAGGGGTTCTCAGACCGAGGAAGATGAGGATGCCAAGTCCCCTGCATCTGAAGATGGTCccggagaggaggaggaagatggcGATTATGAGGAGACTGTGGTGGAGCCCAGGCCTCTGAATGAGGTCACATCTCTAACGGACAGAACCAGTCCTTGGACCAGCCTGCTGTCAGACCCTGAACTGGGCTCTCTGGAGAGTCTGGAGGCACCGGAGGAGCACCCAGCGTCGGACAGCCCCTGCATCCCCAGCCTCACCCAacaagagggagagggggagaggccAGGTCTGCAGGCTGACGCCCTGCTGACGTGCAGCTCTGGTGAGGTACGGGGTCAGCATGCTAAATCTGGAGAGTCCTCTTATGGATCAGAGGAAGATGAGGCAGACACCATGAGAGATGGTGACGGGCCACTCCACAGCTCTGACGATGAGGCAGTACAACATCAGGAGTCCATTACTGCATCAGTACATGACGAGTCTCCATTGTGTAGTGGAGAGACAGCCAGCCGGGTTCCTGGTGACAGAGACACTCTGTCCGAAGGTGAAACCCCGGGCTTGTTGCTCGACTCAGCAGCGACTGAACG CTCTGACCCTGTGGAGATACCAAATTTCTTCCTCCCATCTCATCACTTGGAGGCGTCTATGAGAGCTCTGCGCATAGCGCCAGTCTTCTCCCGGGCCTCCTCTGACCCA aAAGAATGCTCTCATAGACATGGAATTCCCTATCACCGTCTTCCTCTTCCCAGGCCCAATATATCATCCCTGTCCATGAAGAAAGAAGAGACCAAGAGAATAGCGAAGATATTTGCATCTCATTTTAAGGACGAACACtag